The stretch of DNA TGCGGGTTTCGTAAACGATTTTCACCATATTTTTGAAAGATTTAccggattttcttttttttcgctcTATTCGGGCAGTGTTACTCGCAGTGGAACAAACTTCGGCAGACATACAAATAACATTTGAAGATGTTGCTTCCAGTTCGATGTCGCCCTCTATTCGATTGATGCTGCTTTGCGATATGGTTTTATGCGTCGTAGATAACGTGTTCAGATCGGAGGATGATATCTCATTGATTTGGATACCTGCCCCATCTTGTTCATCTCGATTTTCGGAACGGTTTACCGGCCAACTATGATGTTGCTGTTGCTGGGACTCACCGCACGATACTTCCGGTGGATCGACTGTAACGTTTTCTACGGCGGGGGACGTAACGTAACACACGTTTTCAACGGATTCTGCCACACCAATAGTTTCCACAACAACGGGTGAATCAGTTTCTTTTTCAAGATATGGATATTCGTCAGCATTACGTTGATAGTTATGTTCTGATAAATTACGCGACGAATAGCTTTGACTGTAACTGCAGCCAATTTGTTCTTCGTAGTGATGATTATAGTAATCATATCGGTCTATCGGTTCGTCGTACCTTTGATGATAGGAAGTGTGGTGATACTGACTGTTGACATACGATTGTTGGTTGGGACGGGGTGACATATGTGTCAGTGAGTAACCATGAAAGTTTTCGATTAATATAACATTCCCTGTATGCTCCTGTTGTGCGTACAAAGGAGATGATAACGATGATGCAGACGCTTGCATCGAATCGGAAAGAACTCGTTCAGATTTAGTCCGAAGATTTGTCAATGAATAAGTATCTTCAAAGTTTGTTCGATTGTGCTCATCATTTTCGTCTGAACGAATCGTTGTACAGCCTTCAACATCGTCATGTTGTTGTGGTTGGCGATTATGGTACTGTTGCATGGTGTATTGCTGTGTACCATTTGCACTCGCATAGTTGGTGTACGAATGCTCATTGTTAAAACTTATATTGAGAAATGAGTTATACGATTCATCGAATCCTTCCGTATACGTAATGTCTTGATATGAAGCAGGTGTCGCAGATTCGAAATATGAGTGATGCTGTAGATTTTCATTATTATGATTTGACGAAGCTTGACATGTTACCTGTGAGATATCAATTAACTCGCGACTCGCATGGTCAAATAAAGACACATTAGGTTGCGTACATATGACTTCACACTCAACTGGTTGTGTTGACGTTCTCATCGAGCATGTCATGTCTAGTTTTCTAGGTCCGGGAGGATCAAGCATAATGATCACTACTGATGTGTTATCCGCCTTCATATTGCTCTTACTCCATCGTTGTAGAGCTTCGTCTACTAGAAGTTTGCTGGGATTCTTCCAATCACGGCCACCCTCTAAGGCAATACGAACGTTCTCCATCTCAGTAGCTTGTACGATTTCCACTGCGTTTTTTGgtgacataacgttccacagACCGTCCGTACCAAATATGAGACACCTGGAAATATAACCAGTTTTTTTACGACATAAAAGCTGTGATCATGTGATTTAATTACCTGTACTTCTTAGGATCAATCTCAATTACTGACACATCAGGATCAGGACTAACGACAAATTCGTTCATCACCGAGTTATAACTCCACAGGTCCCCCAAACTGCGGGCTACTGCTAGAAATGGTATTTCGTCGATAGGTGTACTTCTCCGGACAGGGCCTTTATGGCCAATCCTGGGCCGATTCCAAACCACTCTCGGTACACCAGATTTGGTGATAACTTTACCTCCGCAACTCATGATTCGCATCTTTTCCGCATAGGTCTCAGGTTTGTGGTCCACCGTCAAAAGTGTTGCGCCCCATTTGCTGCTATCCTCCTCACAAATTGGTTTCTTTTCTTTTTGGTAACCTAGCACGATCGCCGAGTCGCCTACGTGGCCTACGTAGATCTTACCCCGTCTGATAAATGCAATACTGGCCGTAGTTCCAGCTGTGCTCGGCAAACCAGAAGAAGTCTTCggccatttttctaaaataggaaaat from Toxorhynchites rutilus septentrionalis strain SRP chromosome 3, ASM2978413v1, whole genome shotgun sequence encodes:
- the LOC129778653 gene encoding uncharacterized protein LOC129778653, which gives rise to MSIGVNLRVTYHTSIGGRKYQEDFFSVAYQETEHDGSLQFAFFGIYDGHGGAEASLYAKEHLMDTIVSQKLFWSENDDDVLRAIREGYIQTHYSMWREQEKWPKTSSGLPSTAGTTASIAFIRRGKIYVGHVGDSAIVLGYQKEKKPICEEDSSKWGATLLTVDHKPETYAEKMRIMSCGGKVITKSGVPRVVWNRPRIGHKGPVRRSTPIDEIPFLAVARSLGDLWSYNSVMNEFVVSPDPDVSVIEIDPKKYRCLIFGTDGLWNVMSPKNAVEIVQATEMENVRIALEGGRDWKNPSKLLVDEALQRWSKSNMKADNTSVVIIMLDPPGPRKLDMTCSMRTSTQPVECEVICTQPNVSLFDHASRELIDISQVTCQASSNHNNENLQHHSYFESATPASYQDITYTEGFDESYNSFLNISFNNEHSYTNYASANGTQQYTMQQYHNRQPQQHDDVEGCTTIRSDENDEHNRTNFEDTYSLTNLRTKSERVLSDSMQASASSLSSPLYAQQEHTGNVILIENFHGYSLTHMSPRPNQQSYVNSQYHHTSYHQRYDEPIDRYDYYNHHYEEQIGCSYSQSYSSRNLSEHNYQRNADEYPYLEKETDSPVVVETIGVAESVENVCYVTSPAVENVTVDPPEVSCGESQQQQHHSWPVNRSENRDEQDGAGIQINEISSSDLNTLSTTHKTISQSSINRIEGDIELEATSSNVICMSAEVCSTASNTARIERKKRKSGKSFKNMVKIVYETRSNQRSHRTKAQQENFNSKTIRKKFTKFLRKNATVRSVLGFKKSSKSGNFSSMDNSGADASSNSINTKGAREQTCVEKRVLRSMDQIKVRTCRTVESTSPIDVRNHAAIQQKSNQPATETVRKISKRQILLRKVTLDAKRVRR